DNA sequence from the Thamnophis elegans isolate rThaEle1 chromosome 4, rThaEle1.pri, whole genome shotgun sequence genome:
ACTGGTCACACCACAGCTCCTCATTTCCTCTCTAAGCTTTCCTAAGGCTTCCGGGGTCATCAGGTTCATTCTCCTCCACATCTCTTCAGAGTTGCGATGTTTTGTGGCCTCAATTATGATGTCTTTGTAGCTCTGCAGAGCCCCTTTGATATCCTTTACTAGTAGGGCATGAATAATGAAGGTCAAATCCAGACCAATATCGCCAAGTTGCTTACAATGTTCCTTTGCCACCTTCAACAACAAATgacattaatttaattaaatttaaagatATTGTACAAtacagagatggcaaaataatCTTCCTATTGGAAACATTAGAAAACACTGAAATATGACTTTAAACCAATCTCTGCATAGTATTACAGGATCATTAATAGATAATTGTCTAATCCAGGGATGGGCAACATTTTAATCAGCTGACAGCCACATTTCTTGGAAGGCTTTGTTGCCAAAAGTCAATGAGGGATGTTAATACCGATTGCATACATAATAGGCAGAAAGAAGAGGATGATGGAAGGAATACCAAATATAATTTGAATTCAGAAGGCAGTTCTCTTCTTCCAGGGCTTTACTCAATATAGGACACAAATACCTCAAAGTTTGTATAAAGCTCAAAAGAGGCTTTGTGCCACTCAATAAATATGACTAGACATTGCCTCATAATTGGAGCCGCGACTTCAAGATGCATTATTTCTTACAAACTTAAGTTTCTTATTTAACATGTGACAGAGGAAGAATGGACTCTGCCCCATTCTTGCCTTTCATTGTCTCACCTAATGTTAAAGACAGTGCAGCTCTAATCCATGTAATACTACTTATGCTAAAATTTAAGTAAAAATAACTAGTTTGCAGTGACCATCTTAATTTAAAACATACAACTGAAACTTATTTCAtacatttaaaagaaatgtaTTGTCCAGTAATTTAACTATCCATAATGTTAATGCTAATATGAAATAAAACTGGATAAAAGACAAGTTTCATTTCTAttgccatattttttggattataagacacactggagtataaaacgcaccaggattttgaagaggtaaaaaaaaacaaaaaaaaaatgtttttgccctccctggcccccaggaacactctgcaggcctcccaaacccagacaagaccgagtggctgttgtgttttcctcccaacaatttggccaacgttccatcactcaggctggggggtcaaaatttagacccctcagacagggtccgcaacttgggagtcctcctggacccacagctgacttttgaccatcatttgtcagctgtgaccaggggggcatttgcccaggttcgcctggtaccccatttgcggccctacctgaatcgggaggccctcacaacagtcactcgggcccttgtgatctctaggctggaatactgcaatgtgctctacatggggctgcccttgaagagcatccggtgacttcagctagtccagaatgcggccgcgcgagtgatcgtgggcacaccacggttcgcccacataacaccgatcctccgtgagctgcgctggctacctgttgatctccgggtgcgcttcaaggtgctactcaccattcataaagccctccatggtagtggatctgactatttgagagaccgccttctgccaattacctcccttcgtcccatcagatcgcatagagtaggcctcctccgaattccatccgccagtcagtgccgactggcaactacgcggaggagagccttctcagttgcagctccgacgctttggaacggtctccccgtggagattcgcaccctcaccaccgtccagaccttccgcacagccctcaagatctggctatcccgtcaggcctggggataagaccctaacctcgccccacccgaatgctgaatgaatgttgtgttttactggtttattttttttattcacacgttttttttttcttgtgttttgtcttgcacccccttcctatttattgtaagccgccctgagtcccctcagggaaaagggctgcctataaatgtcattaaaatgaaaaaaaaaaatgaaatgaaaccctctgcacgccctgGTTTTTGTGAggagggaagggcaaaaatgtaaTGCATGGGGGGTTTGGGAGGCGAAAAATAGTCACAAAAATggggcagagggtttgggaggcgtgtagagtgttcctgggggctggggagggcaaaaaccagcccatatttttgaaaaaaaaaggagggcgTGCAGAGGGTGTGGGagacctgtagagtgctcctgagggctggggagggcaaaaaatgggcctcccaaaccctctgcgggTCCATTTTTACGAAAAACGGGATTCATGGGGTGGGGTttcgagaggccaaaaatgctgtattccatgtataagacacaccaaaatgTTCacactctttttttggggggggaaaggtgcgtcttatactccaaaaaatgcagtaCTCCCACCATTCAGTTAACAGAAAAGAGTAGTCTGTATTCCATTTCAGTCTTTTCAGAGATAAGAGATAAATAAAAAGTGATGGCAGATGGTATCTGCTTGTATCTTTTTTGGACAGTAAAAAAGCAACATTAGATTATACAGAGGCTCATCTTTTGTTCTATAAAGCAAAATATGCTTTTTCAGGTAAGACAGGATCTGTGGTTAAGATCCAGGTGCACTGCAGAGGCAGTGCATATGACTAACCTGTATTTTCCAAATATGAGAGGGAGAGTCTGTTTACCACTAGCAGAACTGGAAATGTTGCTGTCTTCCAGATCTTTTACCACTTGCTCATAAGCATTTTGTTTTGTGTAACAAACAAGATGCTGTATGTGCATTTCTGCTCTCCCATTACATTTATGTGTGTATCTGCTGTAGGAGGCCCCAGCATAAATTCCATGTCTTTGATATGACAAGATGGGAGGATTTAGAGTGAGCTACACTACATTCAAAAACACTGCCCAAATACCTCTCCCATAGAGATGCACTGACAGACTTTTTTTCAGGATTTTACTCCATTCTCCCTTTACTTACCTTTACACACTCAGCTGCAGTAGATAAACTCTCCTTACTATCAAACACCTGTTTGCTAAATGCATCTACAAACATCCGCATGGTAGACCGGGCCCAGACTACAAAAGCTGAGTAACACCCACTGTTTCCAGCAAAGTCTGTCTCAAACTCTCTTGCAGTCTCTAACAGGCTGGTAAAGAAGACGTGACAAAGTTTGTGGATATACAGCAACGTGGCGCCCTCAATGCGCAACTGTCGGATGGCCGTGTGAACAGCGGCTTCCCTATTTTTCAAGAAAAGTTCACATGCCTTAGTTGATTGACCCAAGCGAATGAGCTGAGAAACAGCTCGCCGGGTAGCTCTGGGTCCTCCTCGGAGAGACCTATCCGGAGACAATTCAAACACAAGGACCTCAGTGAGTTGTCGGACTCTTTCATCCACCTTCGCTCGCAACTCTCTAACCATTTGGGTCACAGGTTTGTCACTCAGATATTCCTTCAGCTTATCTAACAAATCAACCGCCCCTTCAAAGTCTCTCTGAGCAATGCAGACATCCAAGTCTTCTGGCAGTTCCTGAATCCATTCTAAAGACAGATCCACCATTTCTTCTTCGGGCAtcaccttctcttctttcttcatctcctcttcctcatctacTTCAAATGGATTAGAAGCCTCAGCAGGCATTGGAAGAGCCCGTGTTGGGACCTCCTGCTCCAGCCTCCGTTTCTCACTGAGAACTCGGTTTCTTTTGGCCTCCTCCAGCACTTCCAACCACTCTTTCTTGATCTTGGCATTCTCAGCTTGGAAGATGCGACTCTCAGGGAACATCAGCAGCTTGAACATATCCTTCATGGGGGGGTTGTCCTTGACATTAACCACCGCCAGCCCATCAAGTGGGTAGAGGGCATCATAACGGTACATGCCCCGCCGGTTGGGCAGCCATGCTGCCACCAGCAGACAATCGTTCATAAGGAAAGCGTGGACTTTCTGGATCTGCACCATGTGGTCAGCATCGTACTCTACAAGGTCCCCGTTGTACACTAGGTACTTGCCAGGACTCTCTGGGAGGAGGTCTCGGCAGCCCTCCACTTTCTCCAGGAGGGTGGTGAGAGTTCGCTGCCGGCCCTCCTCGTTGGCCGAGGCGTCCTTGCCGGAGAGAGGCAAGAAAGGGTTGGTGTGAGGATCAGCGGCGGTAGCTGCAGCGCGCCAGGCTCCCGCGACGGCCGGGTCTTCCCTCTCGCCGACATTGGCCTGTAGCAAGAGGGCCTGGGTGACGGTTTCCATGATGCCTTTCTGTTCGGTGAGGATGTGGCTGAGCTGGTACATCTCACTCTCCAGGTAGCTGATCTCGCGGGCCGTCTCGATGAACTGCCGGTAGTTCTGGTAGACGTTGCGCTTTAGGCTCTGCGCCGTCTCCTCGCTCAGCGCCTGGATGCGCTGCCGGTGCTCTTGCAGGTCCCGGTCCCCGTCCGACTGCTGGGACAGCTGCTTCACGTACTCCTCCGCCGCGTAACTCCCGGACTCCAGCTGCCGCCGCAAACGGCTGGCGCCGCCGACTGCAGCCACCTCCCCCAGAGACACCGCCATGCCTGAGCCCGGAGCAGCGAGAGACCCCCAAAAGCGGAAACGAAGGAGCGTCTGCGCCGGAAAAAGAGCCGCTCCCGAAGATCTTCAAAAGAGAAgagcttgcgggggggggggagagggagacacGTAAAACGTCACAGAACGGCGACACGTCGCTCTCCGTTTCGCGCATGGCCACAAATGTAGAGCAGGCTTTTCGCTCTGAATGTTTGGAGAGGTGCGCAAGCGCTTTGCGGCGTCGAAGAAGGAGGCTTAGCGCATGCGCCAGATTGCAAAGCCGCTTCCGGCCAATGAATGGCGGCTGTTGGTAGTTCGGTGTGTCGCTCCTTGGAGGCACGATGGACGAGGACTTTTTGCTGGCCCTGCAGCTGCAGGAGGAATGGGGAGCGGAGGACGAGGAGGTGCGGGTTCAGACGCTCTCCTCTGATCCTCCGCGGCCGCTCTCACTGATGGACGATGCCTGGGAGTTGATGGACCCCAACCCGGACGTTCGAGGCCTCTTTCTGCAGTTCAACGAGACCCTCTTTTGGGGGCGCCTGGCGGCGGTAGAAGTAAAATGGAGCCCGCGCATGACCCTGTAGGCCGAGGGAAGcgccggggagggagggaggagagagacatCCCTaaaccagaggtctccaaacttggcaaccttaagacttgtggatttcaactcccagaattttccagccagctctggctggagaattttgggagttgaagtccacaagtattaaagttgccaagtttgaagacctttgCCCTAAACGGACGCCCTCCAGGGATGGTGGGACTaccgctcccagaattccctgctgCTTGCAATTCTGGGATTGGTAGTGCAAAGAATATCGGGAGGAAAGACTTTCTCTGCGGGCTCAGGTGTCAAGAAAGGTGCCTTTTGAGCTGCTCCCATTGCAGCACATCTACCCATTAAAAAACTGTAAAATGTAGTAAAATGTACAACCCTGATATTTCATTCTGATTGTCAGATCTGATCCTGTTAAGCTTTCCTAGTCAGCCAAGGTTGGATTGCCTGATTGCAAGcaggcacatttttttttaatctgacaaCCAAGCAGGGCAGGCATAATCAGACACACATACTGGTCAAGATCAATGATAGCTGTAAAATGTTTGTACCTGAGTCTTGGGATTTTGAGCTACCACAAACCAGCAGGATGAGGTAGCAGTGTGAACTATGCTAATTCAGATTGAGAAGTGGGCTGCTTTTAAATGCTCTTCTACTTCTCTTTCTTGAAAAGTTGTCCTTTTACTACCAAAGAAAACTGGTAAAGTTTTCTACAATGGATAACTGTTCCAGTCACATTCTGCTTTGGTAGGTTTTTGCTGTTGGGATACAAAAATTGATAGTTTCTGCTTTGCCTTCTAGGTGTGCTGGAGTTTGCTGCTATGAAGGTCATGGAGGAATGTGTTCCATTCGACTAAGTGAACCACTTTTAAAATTACGGCCAAGGAAGGACCTCGTGGAGGTATTGCAAAATGGAATTCTTTCTACAAAGATGGAATGTAGCATGTAAATTTCTTGCAGCCTAACATGGTTGAATGCTTGCATAAACTGTGGAATATATTTTGTCAGTAACAATCAGATCTTGAAATATGcttaataatataagaataatagtAAGAGATCTAAATATAGCAAGTAGTCATATGAATAGTCAGGTCTTTTCTATGAATAGAGCACTTTGATGCCTTAGTGCTCTGTGGTTGCAGAAATTcagtactatatatatatttaataaagtaCTTTTTCCTAGGAATTAGCTCTCATTTGCtttaaaaacaatgttttaattCTACAGAGATGGAAGAAACAATGACTCCTGTATTGTAAAAATACCAAGGAGCTCCAGTGTAGCAGTATGTGCCTTATTTTTGATCTATAgcaatattttactttcttataTAATGGGATGAGTTATTGTATTCCAAACAAGGAGATATGAAATTCTGTTATTATGAGAGTAGAGACTCTCTGGTCCGTGGCCAGTTAGCTAACACATCTGTCTTGGTTTTCATGAGATCTGTTTCCTCCATGATTGTTTTGTGTGAGAGAAGCaaactccctttcttctttcgctTAGTTCATTAATGGGACAAAAAAAGTTCAATAGATCTATTTGCTTGGTAACTACAGTCAGTTTTACATAGCTGTGGAATAAATGCAAACTAACAACAGTTTTATGAATTCTCATTGTAAACCAAGTACATTTGTACAAACCTGAATTGTAAACACCACATTTCAaaatttaattcatatttttctTGCCATATGGTAGACAAACTGAAATTGATAAATTTCTTTCCAAAATATGGATATGCAATGTCTTGTCAGAAATGGATACTTAATAAgtaatctcattaattaatttcaGACTCTTCTGCATGAAATGATTCATGCCCTGTTGTTTGTTACTAATAATGACAAGGATCGCGAGTCTCATGGTCCAGAGTTCTGCAAACATATGCACCGGATAAATCGCTTAACAGGAGCAAATATTACGGTAAAGGCTTTTTGTGATATAAAggctcattttcattttttaagcaCAGAATAGAGACTGCATGATATGATGGCAAGCCAGTTCCTGACGGGATGATATACTTTAGCAGAGTTGATATTTTCAGCCAATCCTCAGAGTTCTATTATTAGCAGATGTAGTTTTATCTTTTGGGTTGAGGGCAACTCATTGAAGTGAAAACACTAAACTATAATGATCAGAAAATATGCTCTGAGTTACTATAGATCAATCTGAGTGTAtctaaaaaaagaattgaaaaaatAAGTGGAAATAGAACTGTAGAGAAAAAAGCATGAAGCTTATATAAAAAAGTGTTAGAAGATCAATAAATCTCTCAGAATGAATGGGAGTAATATTTCACATATTTGTTGGGTATAATAGCAATATGCTTAAGTGTGAAAAGTCAATATAGTAACATGCTGAAGAGATCAATTGAAACACATGCTATAAATTACATAAAATGAAAATGtatgcttggttttttttctctttggatTAGTGCCCAAGGGGAAAAAAggtgaaagtttaaaaaaaaacataacataacatatacAGATAGAATAATTGGAAAAAATCTCTAAATGTAACTTGATTATTTGATTGACTATGTGAGTTGTTTCAAACAAGTGTGAAAACTGATTCTGCCTAACAATTGGAAGAATATGATTGTTATTCCATATACAAAAGGAAAGTTAGTTGTTGGTTGGTCATGTGAAGCTAGCACAGAAATGGTATCTATTGTATGAGAACTTGAATGACATAATGTTAAACAGATTGTATGTGGCCGTAAGGGGTGTGGAGCTGCAAATCAAAGATTTGTTGGACAGGTGAAATGGTTGAAACAGCTGCTagttatactgtatataaatgctGAAAAACTAGAACCAGTAGAAGAATTCATAAATGTTTACTGAAAATGGGAAAATGGATAGACATGCAATACATGCAAATGTCTGCAGAAACACATGTGTTCTGTAAAAAGGAATGAATGTTTGTTGAAGAAGTAAAAATAGCTGTATTTAAGAGTGCGCTTTGCCCATGTTAGCCATATGAAAGTAAGGATTTGGATATAcaggagaaacaaaaaaaatagtgAGAGTGGGAAAATTAGTCTTCTGGACAATAGATTACTGTCAAGAATGAATGGGTGATTAAGTTATTTGGGCTGGGCATTGCATCAGTAGTACaaaagaagtaccatattttttggactataagacgcatcatgattttgaagaggtacatttttttaaaaaggttttgcactctgcaggcctcgttttttgcaaaaaaggggaggcttgtagagtgctcctggggctggggggggggggaaaccgagCAAAGAACCccgttttttcaaaaaaaaaaaaaaaaaagacatgcagAGCTTTGAGAGGCTcttaagagtgctcctgggggctgggggggggcaaaaacaagcaaaaaaaggcccattcttttaaaaaaaagagccactttttgcaaaaaataaaaaagaggggggcatacagaggctttgggaggcttgtagagtgctcttgggggctgggggagcaaattggcccgttttttgctttttttttttttgtcctccccagccctcaggagcactttgcaagcttcccaaacc
Encoded proteins:
- the EXOC8 gene encoding exocyst complex component 8, giving the protein MAVSLGEVAAVGGASRLRRQLESGSYAAEEYVKQLSQQSDGDRDLQEHRQRIQALSEETAQSLKRNVYQNYRQFIETAREISYLESEMYQLSHILTEQKGIMETVTQALLLQANVGEREDPAVAGAWRAAATAADPHTNPFLPLSGKDASANEEGRQRTLTTLLEKVEGCRDLLPESPGKYLVYNGDLVEYDADHMVQIQKVHAFLMNDCLLVAAWLPNRRGMYRYDALYPLDGLAVVNVKDNPPMKDMFKLLMFPESRIFQAENAKIKKEWLEVLEEAKRNRVLSEKRRLEQEVPTRALPMPAEASNPFEVDEEEEMKKEEKVMPEEEMVDLSLEWIQELPEDLDVCIAQRDFEGAVDLLDKLKEYLSDKPVTQMVRELRAKVDERVRQLTEVLVFELSPDRSLRGGPRATRRAVSQLIRLGQSTKACELFLKNREAAVHTAIRQLRIEGATLLYIHKLCHVFFTSLLETAREFETDFAGNSGCYSAFVVWARSTMRMFVDAFSKQVFDSKESLSTAAECVKVAKEHCKQLGDIGLDLTFIIHALLVKDIKGALQSYKDIIIEATKHRNSEEMWRRMNLMTPEALGKLREEMRSCGVTSFDQYTGDDCWVNLSYTVVAFTKQTMAFLEDALKLYFPELHMVLLESLMEIILVAIQHVDYSLRCEQDPEKKAFIRQNASFLYETVLPVVEKRFEEGVGKPAKQLQDLRNVSRLMRINPESTTSVV